One region of Solea senegalensis isolate Sse05_10M linkage group LG14, IFAPA_SoseM_1, whole genome shotgun sequence genomic DNA includes:
- the plvapb gene encoding plasmalemma vesicle associated protein b, giving the protein MYSSSYSQAKLGLDARGALHKSKGKSCGYYMRIVFFFSSLIQSLIIVSLVLFLIYGQPEKSAGEKMVKDLELNFNQLGDQNVQLRKEKGELGAQLAACTTEKAALEKELAKLKTDCNSTETLLKVKLANCVRTSATTLSMARRPTPPIQVPFVPPPNNEMRTLQSLNAQQTAMIDLIKSNFSQTVQYLVQERDNALKDRDTHHQDVITLRRDNTMLKEQLTTYTRKCKEDFAQSLDGISAVARDFLNRINNLFPHQLTFHLTCNSQQEQMEKIKNSCTNLSRDVENKFQVYLDNVGNKVAEIQALSSRLEVQHLHLTSDLQQCQRDCREKLAEAARQVQHKQKTHDDQVERLLMEQNRLRNEKRLLEDSVALKEKQLKTLQQMAPAQPGSKLGVANMVASQQDRQTVPNWPSAGAHGISKTPTGR; this is encoded by the exons ATGTACAGCTCCAGCTACTCCCAGGCCAAGCTTGGCCTGGATGCAAGGGGGGCCCTGCACAAGTCCAAAGGAAAGAGCTGTGGCTACTACATGAGgattgtcttcttcttttcctccttgaTCCAGTCTCTGATCATCGTGAGTCTGGTGCTCTTCCTCATCTATGGACAGCCAGAGAAGTCTGCAGGGGAGAAGATGGTCAAG GACCTGGAGCTGAATTTCAACCAGCTGGGTGACCAAAACGTCCAGCTGAGGAAGGAGAAAGGCGAGCTGGGAGCACAGCTGGCAGCTTGCACCACTGAGAAAGCAGCACTGGAGAAAGAGCTGGCGAAACTCAAAACGGATTGCAACAGCACAGAAACGCTGCTAAAAGTGAAATTA GCAAACTGTGTGAGAACGAGTGCAACAACACTCAGCATGGCTCGGCGTCCCACTCCTCCAATCCAGGTTCCCTTTGTTCCACCTCCCAATA ATGAAATGAGGACCTTGCAGAGCCTCAACGCTCAGCAGACGGCTATGATAGATCTCATTAAATCAAACTTCAGCCAGACGGTCCAGTACCTGGTCCAGGAGAGAGACAACGCCCTCAAAGACAGAGACACGCACCACCAGGATGTCATCACTCTGCGCAGGGACAACACCATGCTGAAAGAGCAGCTCACCACCTACACCAG GAAGTGCAAGGAAGACTTTGCTCAGTCGTTGGACGGGATCTCGGCGGTGGCCCGGGACTTTCTGAACCGCATCAACAACCTGTTTCCACACCAGCTGACCTTTCACCTCACCTGTAACAGTCAGCAGGAGCAGATGGAGAAGATaaaaaacagctgcacaaacctgtccAGAGACGTGGAGAACAAGTTCCAGGTGTATCTGGACAACGTGGGCAACAAG GTTGCAGAGATCCAAGCCCTGTCCAGTCGCCTGGAAGTGCAGCATTTACACTTGACGTCTGACCTGCAGCAGTGCCAACGTGATTGCAGGGAGAAGCTCGCTGAGGCGGCCAGACAGGTGCAGCACAAGCAGAAGACTCACGATGACCAG GTGGAAAGATTACTGATGGAGCAGAACCGCTTGAGAAACGAGAAGAGGCTGCTGGAAGACAGCGTGGCCCTGAAAGAGAAACAACTGAAGACGCTCCAGCAAATGGCACCTGCCCAACCCGGTtcaaag TTGGGCGTTGCTAACAtggttgcctcacagcaggacagacagactgtaCCTAACTGGCCTTCTGCTGGTGCACACGGCATCAGCAAAACCCCAACG GGGAGATGA
- the babam1 gene encoding BRISC and BRCA1-A complex member 1 — METPEPGPADGEERLVELRPRTRSNPEGAEDRRSSTGSLGGNSNPNISQPAVGSRVEGEGEASTSDSPPSSTTTTVSTAAAQTVVPVAAAVPVTVSGAVSLSAAAVAAKERPKPTQQQPPTLTTSIPPPAEYQLRVPRVNCPEKVIICLDLSEEMSLPKLESFNGTKTNALNISQKMIEMFVRTKHKIDKRHEFALVVVNDDALWLSGFTSDPRELCSCLYDLETNVCESFNLEDLLNVIRQKIELPLMENVQTIPPPYVVRTVLIYSRHAGQLQFNSSEAVSKMLQSPYFFFDVVYLHNGMDEQGDETSWRDNYTSFCNLDSKGMCYRFEVALSGPAIELHNCMAKLLAHPLQRPFQSNASYSLLEGEDPQDIEATV; from the exons ATGGAGACACCAGAGCCTGGTCCAGCCGATGGAGAGGAGCGTCTGGTGGAGCTGCGGCCTCGCACACGCTCCAACCCTGAAGGTGCTGAGGATCGTCGCAGTAGCACAGGGAGCCTGGGAGGCAACAGTAACCCAAACATATCTCAGCCTGCAGTGGGCAGTCGTGTAGAGGGCGAGGGCGAGGCTTCGACCAGTGACAGTCCTCCGAGCTCCACCACCACAACTGTGTCGACAGCTGCAGCTCAAACTGTAGTTCCCGTTGCAGCTGCAGTACCGGTTACAGTCAGTGGTGCAGTGTCTTTGTCTGCTGCAGCCGTTGCAGCCAAAGAGAGGCCAAAGcccacacagcagcagcccCCCACACTCACTACCTCCATCCCGCCACCAGCAGAGTACCAACTGCGAGTCCCCCGTGTCAACTGCCCTGAGAAAGTG ATTATCTGCTTAGACCTTTCTGAAGAGATGTCTTTGCCAAAGTTGGAGTCTTTTAATGG GACTAAAACCAACGCCCTGAACATATCTCAGAAGATGATTGAGATGTTTGTCAGAACTAAACACAAGATTGACAAACGGCATGAGTTTGCGCTGGTTGTAGTTAACGATGATGCCCTTTGG CTGTCAGGCTTCACATCTGACCCCAGGGAGCTGTGCAGCTGTCTGTATGATCTGGAGACCAATGTGTGCGAGTCCTTTA ACCTGGAAGATCTTCTGAATGTAAT TCGTCAGAAGATTGAACTTCCGTTGATGGAGAATGTTCAGACCATTCCACCCCCTTATGTGGTGCGGACCGTGCTCATCTACAGCCGACATGCAGGGCAGCTTCAGTTCAACTCCTCCGAGGCCGTTAGT AAAATGCTGCAGTCTCCATATTTTTTCTTTGATGTGGTTTATCTGCACAATGGGATGGACGAGCAGGGTGATGAGACGAGTTGGAGG GACAACTATACCTCTTTCTGTAACCTGGACTCCAAGGGCATGTGCTATCGCTTTGAGGTTGCCTTGAGTGGACCTGCCATTGAGCTTCACAACTGCATGGCCAAACTTCTGGCTCACCCATTACAGAGACCTTTCCAGAGTAATGCGTCTTACAGCCTGCTGGAAGGGGAGGACCCACAGGACATTGAAGCAACGGTCTAA